A genome region from Schistocerca americana isolate TAMUIC-IGC-003095 chromosome 1, iqSchAmer2.1, whole genome shotgun sequence includes the following:
- the LOC124622563 gene encoding uncharacterized protein LOC124622563: protein MPAARACSLFAAAAALWAAALALPPAGGPYTIRLLQQESVLVVGDQPPPPPPPPHPLRDVLSTMLRYLPIWTDQHRPPVVEGLEGPLMDRFTTTTAATTTSNSTRKGILSFINAPDRPCPGNQRRDVTGQCREPW from the exons ATGCCAGCAGCGCGAGCCTGCAGCCTcttcgcagccgccgccgccctGTGGGCCGCCGCCCTGGCGCTGCCACCCGCTGGGGGGCCCTACACCATCCGCCTGCTGCAGCAGGAGAGCGTGCTCGTCGTGGGCGaccagccgccgccgcccccgccgcccccgcacccTCTGCGCGACGTGCTCAGCACGATGCTCCGCTACCTGCCCATCTGGACGGACCAGCACCGGCCACCGGTCGTGGAGGGTCTCGAGGGACCGCTGATGGATCGCTTCACG ACTACGACAGCGGCAACGACCACCTCCAACAGCACGAGGAAGGGCATCCTCAGCTTCATCAACGCGCCCGACAGGCCCTGTCCCGGCAACCAGCGCAGGGACGTCACCGGCCAGTGCAGGGAGCCGTGGTAG